In Neoarius graeffei isolate fNeoGra1 chromosome 15, fNeoGra1.pri, whole genome shotgun sequence, a single genomic region encodes these proteins:
- the nrtn gene encoding neurturin, which translates to MRLWKCVAIVLILCGAALSVFRSRILLSLKSPVLPHFEHSSSLLSASASSMFSKNSSSGTGGRFRRVRAANGDNLVISDFIHMFQSFTEGELKQVVHTLVQRKARRDAKLGKRTKRAKKGTKPCSLTDEEVTISQLGLGYVSDEVILFRYCSGKCVASRQNYDLALAKLKGQHLLTRENMDKARHKPCCRPTAYEEFTFLDNHNHYHTIHNASALKCACV; encoded by the exons ATGAGGTTATGGAAGTGTGTTGCCATCGTCTTGATACTCTGTGGTGCTGCACTCTCTGTCTTCCGCTCTAGAATCCTGCTTTCCTTAAAATCACCTGTTCTTCCTCACTTTGAGCATTCATCATCTTTATTATCAGCATCAGCATCATCAATGTTTTCAAAGAACTCCTCATCTGGGACTGGGGGGAGGTTTCGGAGAGTCAGAGCAGCAAATGGAGACAACTTGGTCATCTCTGATT TCATACACATGTTCCAGAGTTTCACAGAGGGCGAGTTGAAGCAGGTCGTCCACACACTGGTGCAGAGGAAAGCGCGAAGGGATGCTAAACTGGGCAAAAGAACTAAGCGGGCCAAAAAGGGTACCAAGCCATGTTCACTGACAGACGAGGAGGTCACAATAAGCCAACTTGGCTTGGGCTATGTCAGTGACGAAGTCATCCTTTTCCGGTACTGCAGTGGCAAATGTGTGGCAAGTCGCCAAAACTACGACCTGGCACTGGCGAAGCTGAAGGGTCAGCATTTGTTGACTCGAGAGAACATGGACAAGGCTCGGCACAAGCCATGCTGCCGGCCCACAGCCTATGAAGAGTTTACCTTCCTGGACAACCACAaccactaccacactattcataACGCTTCTGCACTGAAGTGTGCTTGTGTATGA